From the Spiribacter sp. 2438 genome, one window contains:
- a CDS encoding ABC-F family ATP-binding cassette domain-containing protein has product MIQLRDVTLRRGPEPLLEASSLTVHGGRKLGLVGANGTGKSTLFALLRGELSADSGEVALPAGWRLSHMAQETPALDRPAIEFVLDGDAPLRAAEGEVAAAEASGDGERMAHAHAALEIAGGYDARARAGGLLHGLGFDPAVHEQPVAEFSGGWRVRLNLARALMAPADLLLLDEPTNHLDLEAVLWLEQWLRAFPGTLILIAHDRDFLDNVVDGIVHIEHRRLQSYTGSYSAFERQRAERLAQQQALYERQQREVAHMEAFITRFRAKATKARAAQSRVKALERMERVAPAHVDSPFGFEFPEAPRAGNPLIALEDVALGYHGRPLLEGLRQSLAPGDRVGLLGRNGMGKSTLIRALAGESEPLAGQIRRAQRLQVGYFAQHQLEQLDPEASPVTHLARLAPDASPQALRDFLGGFDFRGDQALEPVAPLSGGEKARLVLALLVWSAPNLLLLDEPTNHLDIEMRHALNRALQVFEGAVVLVSHDRYLLETTVADYWLVGQGTVQPFDGDLDDYRRWLARDPRKPSASPSGDAHPETATATPMPKPASTPKPDQGRDHRRARRQANARAQATLRPLRQRVDDAVKALEAADAELARVEASLADPAMYTAESGDALNERLQRQGQLRHLKEAAEAEWMAAEEALETAQKTEQQPGA; this is encoded by the coding sequence GTGATCCAGCTACGGGACGTGACCCTGCGGCGGGGCCCGGAGCCGCTGCTGGAGGCCAGCAGCCTGACGGTGCACGGGGGCCGCAAGCTGGGGCTGGTCGGTGCCAACGGTACCGGCAAGAGCACCCTGTTCGCGCTGCTGCGGGGCGAGTTGTCCGCGGACTCCGGCGAGGTGGCGCTGCCGGCGGGATGGCGGCTGTCTCACATGGCCCAGGAAACCCCCGCCCTGGATCGTCCGGCGATTGAGTTCGTGCTGGATGGCGACGCGCCGCTGCGGGCCGCTGAGGGCGAGGTCGCCGCGGCAGAGGCCAGTGGCGATGGCGAGCGCATGGCCCATGCCCACGCGGCGCTGGAAATCGCCGGTGGTTATGACGCCCGCGCCCGGGCCGGCGGGCTGCTGCACGGACTGGGCTTTGACCCGGCGGTGCATGAACAACCGGTGGCGGAGTTCTCCGGCGGCTGGCGGGTGCGGTTGAATCTCGCCCGGGCCCTGATGGCGCCGGCGGACCTGCTGTTGCTGGATGAACCCACCAACCATCTGGATCTGGAGGCGGTGCTCTGGCTGGAGCAGTGGCTGCGGGCGTTCCCCGGCACGCTCATCCTGATTGCCCATGACCGGGACTTTCTGGATAACGTGGTGGACGGGATCGTCCATATCGAGCATCGCCGGCTGCAGTCCTACACCGGCAGTTACTCGGCCTTCGAGCGTCAGCGCGCCGAGCGCCTGGCCCAGCAGCAGGCGCTGTATGAGCGCCAGCAGCGGGAAGTGGCCCACATGGAGGCGTTCATCACCCGGTTTCGGGCCAAGGCCACCAAGGCCCGGGCGGCGCAGAGCCGGGTCAAAGCGCTGGAGCGCATGGAGCGAGTGGCGCCGGCGCATGTGGATTCGCCGTTCGGTTTCGAATTCCCCGAGGCGCCCCGGGCCGGGAACCCGCTGATTGCCCTGGAGGATGTGGCGCTGGGTTACCACGGTCGTCCCCTGTTGGAGGGGTTGCGTCAGAGCCTGGCCCCGGGCGACCGGGTGGGGCTGTTGGGCCGCAACGGCATGGGAAAGTCCACCCTGATTCGGGCGCTGGCCGGCGAGAGCGAGCCCCTGGCCGGCCAAATTCGCCGGGCGCAGCGGCTCCAGGTGGGCTATTTCGCGCAGCATCAGCTGGAACAGCTGGACCCGGAGGCCAGCCCCGTCACCCATCTGGCCCGTCTGGCACCGGACGCCAGCCCACAGGCGCTGCGGGACTTTCTGGGCGGGTTCGATTTTCGCGGTGATCAGGCCCTGGAGCCCGTGGCGCCACTGTCCGGTGGGGAGAAGGCCCGGCTGGTGCTGGCATTGCTGGTCTGGTCGGCCCCCAATCTGCTGTTGCTGGACGAGCCCACCAACCACCTGGACATCGAGATGCGCCATGCGCTGAATCGGGCCCTGCAGGTGTTCGAAGGGGCGGTGGTGCTGGTCTCCCATGACCGGTATCTGTTGGAAACCACCGTGGCGGACTACTGGCTGGTGGGGCAGGGCACCGTCCAGCCCTTCGATGGCGACCTGGATGACTACCGCCGTTGGCTGGCACGGGACCCGCGCAAGCCGTCCGCCTCGCCGTCAGGCGATGCTCATCCGGAAACCGCCACGGCCACGCCAATGCCCAAGCCGGCGTCGACACCGAAGCCGGACCAGGGCCGCGACCACCGCCGCGCCCGCCGCCAGGCCAACGCCCGGGCCCAGGCGACACTGCGTCCCCTGCGCCAGCGGGTTGATGACGCCGTGAAGGCCCTTGAGGCCGCGGACGCCGAGCTGGCCCGCGTCGAAGCCTCCCTGGCCGACCCGGCGATGTACACGGCCGAATCCGGCGATGCCCTCAATGAGCGGTTGCAGCGCCAGGGCCAGCTGCGTCACCTCAAGGAAGCCGCCGAGGCCGAGTGGATGGCCGCCGAAGAAGCCCTCGAGACGGCACAGAAGACCGAACAGCAACCCGGCGCCTAG
- a CDS encoding ABC transporter substrate-binding protein, which produces MRTNGKLVGALAALSVVMLAGAAQAEPLRIGAVMPMTGDLQAYGESSRNGAELAINEINAAGGVLGEPVEFILGDSQTEPQAGVDAAQRLVSVRNVSAIVGALSSGVTIPVASSVTSVEGVPQISNASTSPVMTDLDDNDFLFRTTPSDAFQGVALAEVAVEKGVDSVAVIYINNDYGEGLADSFEASFSDVGGTVVGRTGYEPGLSSYRGELASIADGSSPLLLIGYPENGQTILRQALEGGHFSEFIFTDGMRSPQIVENLGAEFLNGSFGTAAEALDDTDAAQHFASAYEAAYGAVPPVPYIDTAYDAVYTIALAAEAAQSTDRVAIRDHLRAINDPDGVVVGPGEFARAAELLAEGTAINYEGASGSVDYDENGDVGGTFAHWEIQDGEFVTVRVFEPDM; this is translated from the coding sequence ATGAGAACAAACGGCAAGCTTGTCGGGGCACTGGCTGCCCTGTCCGTTGTCATGCTGGCGGGGGCGGCCCAGGCCGAGCCCCTGCGCATCGGCGCCGTCATGCCCATGACCGGCGATCTGCAGGCCTATGGCGAGTCATCCCGCAATGGCGCCGAACTCGCCATTAACGAAATCAACGCCGCCGGTGGTGTTCTGGGCGAGCCCGTGGAGTTCATCCTCGGTGATTCCCAGACCGAGCCCCAGGCCGGTGTGGATGCCGCCCAGCGCCTGGTTTCGGTGCGCAATGTCTCGGCCATCGTCGGCGCCCTGTCCAGCGGGGTGACCATCCCCGTGGCCAGCAGCGTCACCTCCGTGGAGGGCGTTCCGCAGATTTCCAACGCCTCCACCTCGCCGGTGATGACCGATCTGGATGACAACGATTTCCTGTTCCGGACCACGCCATCGGATGCCTTCCAGGGCGTCGCACTGGCCGAAGTGGCCGTGGAGAAGGGCGTCGATAGCGTTGCTGTCATCTATATCAACAACGATTACGGTGAAGGGCTGGCAGACTCCTTCGAGGCATCCTTCAGCGACGTGGGCGGCACCGTGGTGGGACGCACCGGCTATGAGCCCGGGCTGTCCTCCTATCGCGGTGAACTGGCCAGTATTGCCGACGGGTCCTCGCCACTGTTGTTGATCGGCTACCCGGAAAACGGTCAGACCATCCTTCGCCAGGCCCTCGAAGGCGGTCATTTCAGTGAGTTCATCTTCACCGATGGCATGCGTTCCCCGCAGATCGTGGAGAACCTGGGTGCCGAGTTCCTGAACGGCAGCTTCGGCACCGCCGCTGAAGCCCTGGATGACACCGATGCGGCTCAGCACTTTGCCAGCGCCTATGAGGCGGCCTATGGCGCGGTGCCGCCGGTGCCCTACATCGACACGGCCTATGACGCGGTCTACACCATCGCCCTGGCGGCCGAAGCCGCCCAGAGCACGGATCGGGTCGCCATTCGGGATCACCTGAGGGCGATTAACGACCCGGATGGCGTCGTGGTCGGGCCGGGTGAGTTCGCCCGCGCCGCGGAGCTGCTCGCCGAAGGCACCGCGATCAACTACGAGGGCGCCTCAGGCTCCGTGGATTACGATGAAAACGGTGATGTCGGCGGCACCTTCGCCCACTGGGAAATCCAGGACGGCGAATTCGTGACGGTTCGGGTCTTCGAACCGGACATGTAA
- the queF gene encoding preQ(1) synthase, with protein sequence MSHDETHAGLTQLGQNTAVPTSPEEATLERVPNPQAGFGYVARFTAPEFTSICPMTGQPDFAQLVIDYVPGDWLVESKSLKLFLFSFRNHGAFHEDCTMTVARRLVDLLEPRWLRIGGYWYPRGGIPIDVFYQTGEPPADVWIPDQGVAPYRGRG encoded by the coding sequence ATGAGTCATGACGAAACACACGCCGGCTTGACCCAGCTCGGGCAGAACACGGCGGTGCCGACGTCGCCGGAGGAGGCGACGCTTGAGCGGGTGCCGAATCCGCAGGCGGGGTTTGGTTATGTGGCGCGGTTCACGGCACCGGAGTTTACGTCCATCTGTCCGATGACGGGGCAGCCGGACTTCGCCCAACTGGTCATCGACTATGTGCCGGGTGACTGGCTGGTGGAGAGTAAGTCGCTAAAGCTTTTTCTGTTTTCGTTTCGCAACCATGGGGCGTTCCACGAGGACTGCACCATGACGGTGGCCCGTCGGCTGGTGGATTTGCTGGAGCCGCGCTGGCTGCGGATCGGGGGCTACTGGTATCCCCGGGGCGGCATTCCGATTGATGTGTTCTACCAGACGGGCGAACCCCCGGCGGATGTCTGGATTCCCGACCAGGGGGTTGCCCCTTACCGCGGCCGAGGCTGA
- a CDS encoding branched-chain amino acid ABC transporter permease — MDLAGIVAYMPFFLGLVGIYAIMTLGLNVQWGMTGQFNIGIAGFFAVGAYTTAILTTGPADGWLGGFNLPFLVGLAGAVLVCLPVAWVVGRITANLRTDYLAIATIGIAEIIRLFVLNEGWLTHGTRGIPGIAKPLGMGTLNYTLVILAFVALIYVMVEVAQRSPWGRVLRAIRDSEPATAAAGKDIARFRLQAFVVGSCIMALGGGLYAHFVGFISPEAFRPLYGTFLVWVMLIAGGSGNNLGALLGALVVWIIWSSTELLAGLMPVALIGSESAFRIFLIGVLLQIILVTRPQGMLPERRPPMPGEKRS, encoded by the coding sequence ATGGATCTCGCCGGAATCGTCGCCTACATGCCCTTCTTCCTCGGCCTGGTGGGGATATACGCCATCATGACTCTGGGCCTGAACGTCCAGTGGGGCATGACCGGCCAGTTCAACATCGGTATCGCCGGGTTTTTTGCCGTGGGCGCTTACACCACGGCCATCCTGACCACCGGGCCGGCGGATGGCTGGCTGGGGGGATTCAACTTGCCCTTCCTGGTGGGCCTGGCCGGTGCGGTGCTGGTGTGCCTGCCGGTGGCCTGGGTGGTGGGCCGCATCACCGCGAACCTGCGAACCGATTACCTGGCCATCGCCACCATCGGCATTGCCGAGATCATTCGCCTGTTCGTGCTCAACGAAGGCTGGCTCACCCACGGCACCCGGGGCATTCCGGGCATCGCCAAGCCCCTGGGCATGGGCACCCTGAATTACACCCTGGTCATTCTGGCGTTCGTGGCGCTGATCTACGTAATGGTGGAGGTGGCGCAGCGCTCGCCCTGGGGACGGGTCCTGCGGGCCATTCGCGACAGTGAGCCGGCCACCGCCGCCGCCGGCAAGGACATTGCCCGCTTTCGCCTGCAGGCCTTCGTGGTGGGGTCCTGCATCATGGCGTTGGGGGGCGGGCTATACGCCCATTTCGTGGGCTTCATCAGCCCGGAGGCGTTCCGCCCGCTATACGGCACTTTCCTGGTCTGGGTCATGCTGATCGCCGGCGGCAGCGGCAATAACCTGGGCGCCCTGCTGGGGGCGCTGGTGGTGTGGATCATCTGGTCGTCCACGGAACTGCTGGCGGGGTTGATGCCGGTGGCGCTGATTGGCAGCGAAAGCGCTTTCCGGATTTTCCTGATCGGGGTGTTGCTGCAGATCATCCTGGTGACCCGGCCCCAGGGGATGCTGCCGGAGCGGCGACCGCCGATGCCGGGAGAGAAGCGGTCTTAA
- a CDS encoding branched-chain amino acid ABC transporter permease, whose product MIELIHLLINGIVLGSILALGAVGATMIFGVLRFAHFAHGDFMAVGAYFALTVVTVFNLPVLAALPVAMLGMAGLAVGIDQLIYRRIRRVQPVILLISSFATALILRSAIQMIWGGSNQVYEVGIQLPWRIGPIAIKPDHVLIVAAAAILVLLVHGFLTRTRMGKAMRAMSDNMDLALITGIPAERVIMWTWAIGGALAAAAGVLLGMDTRLHPTMGWTLLLPIFAATILGGIGRPYGAILGGLVIGCAMELSTLVLPGTYKPAVAFAIMILTLIVRPQGIIKGSV is encoded by the coding sequence ATGATCGAACTCATCCACCTGCTCATCAACGGCATCGTCCTCGGCAGCATTCTGGCGCTGGGGGCGGTGGGCGCCACCATGATTTTTGGCGTGCTGCGCTTCGCCCACTTCGCCCACGGGGACTTCATGGCCGTGGGCGCCTACTTCGCGCTGACCGTGGTGACCGTGTTCAACCTGCCGGTGCTGGCCGCCCTGCCGGTGGCCATGCTGGGCATGGCGGGCCTTGCGGTGGGGATTGATCAGCTGATCTACCGCCGCATTCGCCGGGTGCAGCCGGTGATCCTGCTGATTTCCTCCTTTGCCACCGCGCTGATTCTTCGCTCGGCCATTCAGATGATCTGGGGCGGCAGCAACCAGGTCTACGAAGTGGGCATTCAGTTGCCCTGGCGGATCGGTCCGATTGCCATCAAGCCGGATCATGTGCTGATCGTTGCCGCCGCGGCCATTCTGGTGTTGCTGGTGCATGGGTTCCTGACCCGCACCCGCATGGGCAAGGCCATGCGGGCCATGAGTGACAACATGGACCTGGCCCTGATCACCGGCATCCCCGCCGAGCGGGTGATCATGTGGACCTGGGCCATCGGCGGCGCCCTGGCCGCGGCGGCGGGTGTCCTGCTGGGCATGGACACCCGCCTGCATCCGACCATGGGCTGGACCCTGCTGCTGCCCATCTTTGCCGCCACCATCCTCGGCGGCATCGGCCGCCCCTATGGCGCCATTCTCGGCGGCCTGGTGATCGGCTGTGCCATGGAGCTGTCCACGCTGGTGTTGCCGGGCACCTATAAACCCGCGGTGGCCTTCGCCATCATGATTCTCACGCTCATTGTCCGCCCGCAGGGCATCATCAAGGGGTCGGTGTGA
- a CDS encoding ABC transporter ATP-binding protein has product MSLIQAEGLYAGYGGVDILRGVHLHVEADEIVVIVGPNGAGKSTAMKALFGLVPIRAGTVTYLGENITNRPPERMVTRGVAYVPQEANIFPSLSVLENLELGAYAVPGDLTPRLEKVFALFPRLKERRRQQAGVMSGGERQMVAMGRALMVDPHLLMLDEPTAGLSPRLIDETIQRIQEINQLGIGVLMVEQNARQALAVADRGYVLATGENRHEDTGPALLADPEVAEMFLGG; this is encoded by the coding sequence GTGAGCCTGATCCAAGCGGAAGGCCTATATGCGGGCTATGGCGGCGTGGATATCCTGCGTGGCGTCCACCTGCACGTCGAAGCCGATGAAATCGTGGTCATCGTGGGTCCCAACGGCGCGGGCAAGTCCACGGCCATGAAGGCGCTGTTCGGGCTGGTGCCCATTCGCGCCGGCACGGTCACCTACCTGGGTGAAAACATCACCAATCGCCCCCCCGAGCGCATGGTCACTCGAGGGGTCGCCTACGTGCCCCAGGAGGCCAATATCTTCCCGTCGCTGTCAGTGCTGGAAAACCTGGAGCTGGGCGCCTATGCCGTCCCCGGTGACCTGACACCGCGGCTGGAGAAGGTCTTTGCGCTGTTCCCGCGGCTCAAGGAGCGGCGCCGCCAGCAGGCCGGGGTAATGTCCGGTGGCGAGCGGCAGATGGTCGCCATGGGCCGGGCCCTGATGGTGGATCCTCATCTGCTGATGCTGGACGAGCCCACCGCTGGCCTGTCCCCCCGGCTGATCGACGAGACCATCCAGCGCATCCAGGAAATCAATCAGCTGGGCATCGGGGTGCTCATGGTGGAGCAGAACGCCCGCCAGGCCCTGGCGGTGGCGGATCGGGGCTATGTCCTCGCCACCGGCGAGAATCGCCACGAAGACACCGGCCCGGCGCTGCTGGCCGACCCGGAAGTTGCCGAAATGTTTCTGGGCGGATAA
- a CDS encoding ABC transporter ATP-binding protein has translation MIEIERISRAFGGLQAVREVSFTVEPGSITGLIGPNGAGKSTLFNIVAGALAPDSGRVRLDGEDITGLPTHQLFHKGLVRTFQIPHEFSRMSVRENLMLVPAAQSGENLLRSWLTWWKVIREDRAVLRRADEVLEFLEIGHLRDELAGNLSGGQKKLLDLGRTMMTDARAVLLDEPGAGVNRTLLGKLAEAIERLNRERGYTFCVIEHDMDLIARLCDPVQVMANGELIASGDMATLRDNPEVREAYLGTGASGQAGAA, from the coding sequence GTGATAGAAATTGAGCGGATTTCCCGGGCATTCGGTGGCCTGCAGGCAGTCCGCGAGGTTTCTTTCACCGTCGAGCCGGGCAGCATCACCGGACTGATCGGTCCCAACGGGGCCGGCAAATCTACGCTTTTCAATATTGTCGCCGGCGCCCTGGCACCGGACAGTGGTCGTGTCCGGCTGGATGGCGAGGACATCACCGGCCTGCCCACCCACCAGCTCTTCCACAAAGGGCTGGTACGCACCTTCCAGATTCCCCATGAATTCTCCCGGATGAGCGTTCGCGAAAACCTCATGCTGGTCCCCGCCGCCCAGTCCGGCGAAAACCTGCTGCGCAGCTGGCTCACCTGGTGGAAGGTCATCCGGGAAGACCGGGCAGTGCTGCGCCGCGCGGATGAGGTCCTGGAATTCCTCGAGATCGGCCATCTCCGCGATGAGCTGGCGGGCAATCTCTCCGGCGGGCAGAAAAAGCTCCTGGATCTGGGGCGCACCATGATGACCGACGCCCGGGCCGTGCTGCTCGACGAACCCGGCGCCGGCGTCAACCGGACCCTGCTGGGCAAGCTGGCGGAGGCCATTGAGCGCCTCAATCGCGAACGGGGCTACACCTTCTGCGTCATCGAGCACGACATGGACCTGATCGCCCGTCTCTGTGACCCGGTCCAGGTCATGGCCAATGGCGAGCTCATCGCCAGCGGCGACATGGCGACCCTCAGGGACAACCCGGAAGTGCGCGAAGCCTATCTGGGCACCGGCGCCAGCGGACAGGCCGGAGCGGCATGA
- a CDS encoding peptidylprolyl isomerase, which translates to MQIAKNAVVAIDYTLRDSDGEVIDASPEGQPLQYVHGAGNIIPGLENALEGKAAGEDVEVTVPPEEAYGDRDDRLQQDVPKSMFEGVDNVETGMRFQAQTQNGTQIVTVAAVSGDSVTVDANHPLAGQTLNFKVKVSDVREASDQEIENGQVNE; encoded by the coding sequence ATGCAGATTGCCAAAAACGCGGTGGTCGCCATCGATTACACACTCCGCGATAGCGACGGCGAGGTGATTGACGCCTCCCCCGAAGGCCAGCCACTGCAGTATGTGCATGGGGCGGGCAACATCATCCCGGGGCTGGAAAACGCCCTCGAGGGCAAGGCCGCCGGCGAGGACGTGGAAGTGACCGTGCCGCCGGAAGAAGCCTACGGTGATCGCGACGACCGGCTCCAGCAGGATGTTCCCAAGAGCATGTTCGAGGGCGTCGACAACGTCGAGACCGGCATGCGGTTTCAGGCCCAGACCCAGAACGGCACCCAGATCGTCACCGTGGCGGCGGTGAGCGGTGACAGCGTCACCGTGGATGCCAATCATCCGCTGGCCGGACAGACCCTGAACTTCAAGGTCAAGGTGTCCGATGTCCGCGAGGCGTCCGATCAGGAAATCGAAAACGGCCAGGTCAACGAGTAA
- a CDS encoding DMT family transporter, translating to MATSTVPGGPAASTHARGLLLALTGVLLVSFDALLVRLAVAPHWDIVFWRGWLIGLTLGVWMLFSGQRLRLPPGAGHRALLAITVLMLAGNTVLFVLSVSFTAAANTVVILAASPFFAALFSRVFLGEAIRLRTWVAIVVSIAGVIVVFGGGLGGGHALGDFFALTLAVCMGAQLTILRRFPTVPRLPLIAISGAVAGLMALPFAAPLELSAQSYVVVGVMGIVQMPLAMVLMAVATRYLPAPEVSLCLLLETVLAPIWVWWVLREAVPPLTAVGGTLILLTLAVHAWLALREEKTP from the coding sequence TTGGCCACATCCACGGTACCCGGCGGTCCGGCCGCCTCCACCCACGCCCGGGGGCTGCTGCTTGCTCTGACCGGCGTCCTGCTGGTGAGTTTCGATGCGCTGCTGGTGCGGCTGGCGGTGGCGCCCCACTGGGACATTGTGTTCTGGCGGGGCTGGCTGATCGGACTGACCCTGGGCGTCTGGATGCTGTTCAGCGGCCAGCGGCTGCGCCTGCCGCCGGGGGCCGGGCACCGGGCGCTGCTGGCGATTACCGTGCTCATGCTGGCCGGCAACACCGTGCTGTTCGTGTTGTCGGTGTCGTTCACCGCCGCCGCCAATACCGTGGTGATTCTGGCGGCCTCGCCGTTCTTCGCCGCGCTTTTCTCCCGGGTGTTCCTGGGTGAGGCCATTCGGCTACGGACCTGGGTGGCCATCGTGGTGTCCATCGCCGGCGTGATCGTGGTGTTCGGCGGTGGCCTGGGCGGTGGCCATGCCCTGGGGGATTTCTTTGCCCTGACCCTGGCGGTGTGCATGGGTGCCCAGCTCACCATTCTGCGGCGTTTCCCGACGGTGCCACGGTTGCCGTTGATTGCCATCAGCGGTGCGGTGGCGGGACTGATGGCGCTGCCCTTTGCGGCGCCGCTGGAGCTGTCGGCGCAGAGCTATGTGGTGGTGGGCGTCATGGGAATCGTGCAGATGCCCCTGGCCATGGTGCTCATGGCGGTGGCGACCCGCTATCTGCCGGCCCCGGAGGTCAGCCTGTGTCTGTTGCTGGAGACGGTGCTGGCGCCGATATGGGTATGGTGGGTGCTGCGCGAGGCCGTCCCGCCGCTCACCGCGGTGGGGGGCACCCTGATTCTTCTGACCCTGGCGGTACACGCCTGGCTGGCCCTGCGAGAGGAAAAAACCCCATGA
- a CDS encoding S9 family peptidase → MTESAHHTPAGPPMAPREPVTVRHHGQERVDPYAWLRDPDWREAMADPDRLQPAIQSYLRAENAWTEASLADVEPLREQLVAELRGRIKEEDSSVPVPDGPWAYYTRYRAGGQHPLLCRQPREGGDEQILLDGDAEAEGSEYFRLGGAEHSPDHRYLVVAVDRTGAESYVLQVHDLDTGQRLAEEIPQARGDVAWASDGETFLYTVLDEEHRPRWVYRHRLGQPAEADEPVYTETDPGFFLGVERTESGRYLLIDSHDHTTSEVRWLPADRPTAEPRLIAPRQRDVEYSVSDHGDHWLILTNAGGAEDFMIARAPIDSADRHDWTALVEHRPGRLIEGLLVFADWLVRQELEDAESRIVIRHLASGEEHVIDQPDACVDVGLVPGLEYDTRSLRFVMSGFAQPRQVFDYDMESRARQLRKTQVIPSGHDPEAYVSRRFMARAPDGEAVPVSVFHRRDVTPGPQTPLLLYGYGAYGISELPGFSPHRLSLVDRGFVYAIAHVRGGRERGYRWYRQGRQAAKPNTFEDYIACAEALIAEGYTGAGRIAAQGGSAGGMLVGAVLNRRPELFGAAVADVPFVDVLNTMLDPSLPLTPPEWPEWGNPLEDEAAYEVIAGYSPYDNIAPRPYPALLVTAGVSDPRVTYWEPAKWVARLRAEGKPTNLLLLHTNMSAGHGGPGGRFQYLEEVARRMVFLLKALDRLPATT, encoded by the coding sequence ATGACCGAATCTGCCCATCACACCCCGGCCGGCCCGCCGATGGCGCCGCGGGAGCCGGTCACCGTTCGTCATCACGGCCAGGAGCGGGTGGACCCCTATGCCTGGCTGCGGGATCCGGACTGGCGCGAGGCCATGGCGGATCCGGACCGTCTGCAGCCAGCCATCCAGTCCTATCTGCGGGCGGAAAACGCCTGGACCGAGGCTTCCCTGGCCGACGTGGAGCCGTTGCGAGAGCAACTGGTGGCCGAGCTGCGGGGCCGCATCAAGGAAGAGGACAGCAGTGTGCCGGTGCCGGACGGGCCATGGGCGTACTACACCCGCTACCGGGCCGGCGGCCAGCACCCCTTGCTCTGCCGCCAGCCCCGGGAAGGCGGGGATGAGCAGATCCTGCTGGACGGCGATGCCGAGGCGGAGGGCAGTGAGTACTTTCGGCTGGGTGGGGCCGAGCACAGCCCCGACCACCGCTACCTGGTGGTGGCGGTGGATCGAACCGGTGCCGAGTCCTATGTCCTTCAGGTGCACGACCTGGACACGGGTCAGCGGCTGGCCGAGGAGATTCCCCAGGCCCGGGGGGACGTGGCCTGGGCCAGTGACGGCGAGACCTTTCTTTACACCGTTCTGGATGAGGAGCACCGGCCGCGCTGGGTCTACCGTCACCGGCTGGGGCAACCCGCCGAGGCCGATGAGCCCGTCTACACCGAGACTGACCCGGGGTTTTTCCTGGGGGTGGAGCGCACCGAGAGCGGGCGCTATCTGCTCATCGACAGTCACGATCACACCACGTCCGAGGTTCGCTGGCTGCCGGCGGACCGGCCGACGGCGGAGCCCCGCCTGATCGCCCCTCGGCAGCGGGATGTGGAGTATTCGGTGAGTGATCATGGGGATCACTGGCTCATCCTCACCAATGCGGGTGGAGCCGAGGACTTCATGATTGCCCGGGCCCCCATCGACAGCGCGGACCGCCATGACTGGACCGCGCTGGTGGAACACCGCCCGGGGCGCCTGATTGAGGGGTTGCTGGTGTTTGCCGACTGGCTGGTGCGCCAGGAGCTGGAGGACGCCGAGTCGCGCATCGTCATCCGTCATCTGGCTTCCGGCGAGGAGCATGTCATCGATCAGCCGGATGCCTGCGTGGACGTGGGTCTGGTGCCGGGGCTGGAATATGACACCCGGAGCCTGCGGTTCGTGATGAGTGGATTTGCCCAACCACGGCAGGTGTTCGACTACGACATGGAATCCCGGGCGCGACAGCTGCGCAAGACCCAGGTGATTCCCAGCGGCCATGATCCCGAGGCCTATGTCTCTCGGCGTTTCATGGCCCGGGCGCCGGACGGGGAGGCGGTGCCGGTGTCCGTGTTTCATCGTCGGGATGTGACCCCCGGGCCGCAGACCCCCCTGCTCCTTTACGGCTATGGCGCCTATGGCATCAGCGAGCTGCCGGGGTTCAGCCCCCATCGGCTGTCGCTGGTGGATCGGGGGTTCGTGTATGCCATCGCCCATGTGCGGGGCGGGCGGGAGCGGGGTTACCGCTGGTATCGCCAGGGGCGGCAGGCGGCCAAGCCGAATACCTTTGAGGACTACATCGCCTGTGCCGAGGCGCTGATCGCCGAGGGTTACACAGGCGCTGGCCGGATTGCCGCCCAGGGAGGCAGCGCCGGCGGCATGCTGGTGGGAGCGGTGCTGAATCGCCGGCCGGAGTTGTTCGGCGCCGCGGTGGCGGATGTGCCCTTCGTGGATGTGCTCAACACCATGCTGGATCCCAGTCTGCCGCTGACACCCCCGGAGTGGCCGGAGTGGGGCAATCCCCTGGAGGACGAGGCCGCCTACGAGGTGATTGCCGGCTACTCGCCCTACGACAACATTGCACCGCGCCCCTACCCGGCGCTGCTGGTGACCGCCGGGGTCTCCGATCCCCGGGTGACCTACTGGGAGCCGGCCAAGTGGGTGGCCCGACTGCGGGCCGAGGGCAAACCGACCAACCTGCTGCTCCTGCACACTAACATGAGCGCCGGGCATGGCGGCCCGGGAGGGCGCTTTCAGTATCTGGAGGAAGTGGCCCGGCGGATGGTCTTTTTACTGAAGGCCCTGGATCGGCTGCCCGCTACCACATGA